A window of Megalops cyprinoides isolate fMegCyp1 chromosome 13, fMegCyp1.pri, whole genome shotgun sequence genomic DNA:
attttaaaaaatagtgtgaagaatctaaaataagataaattttgatttgtttaacagtttttttggtcgctgcataattccatttgtgttatttcacagtattGATGATTACaattgtaaaatgtgaaaaataataaaaataaagaaaaaccccttctatgagtaggtgtatCAAAACTTTTGAGTGGTACTGTACACTCAGAGGATCAATACACCCAGCCTCAGCCCATATAGAGCAGAACACCAGCAAAGGAGCAGATGGAGAGACCATCTCGCCTCACTTCTGGCTGTGTTTAGACTGGGAGAAACTCGGAATGAACATTAAAGCAGACTGATTATGCttagtaaaaaaagaaatcacaccACAGAGGTCAGTGGGATTATTTAGGTTTTATTTCAGCCCTGATAAAGTTTGCTCTCACTTTTTCCtcaaagcaaataataatattttaaaaaatcctctACAGTCATAGATCCCCTAATGCCCTGGGGGGTATTTGGTGGGCAGCTGGAGGCTGGAAGACAGTGTAACACAAAgcaaagagaaagcagagatgATCCTGCTGTGTCCTCGCAGGGGCgtggagtggagggggggagtACAGGCCCTCGACAGCCAGAATCCACCAAGTTCCAGAGAAGTCCTTAACAACGCCGGCGTCCTTCTTAAAAGCAAGGACGGAGGCTGAACCCATTTGAACAGTGACAGTCCGTCAGACTGAGGAAGCCTGGGGAGCCCCAGGGCAGGGTCTGTCCTTCCCAGAGCCCGGGCGGAGCGGTCGCGGTGTTCAGAGTGCCGTGGACGGGAGGCACGGCTGGTTGTCTCGGGGGGGATCCAGCAAGCTAAAGGACTCCTGGGAAAGGGCACGGTCCGCATCCAGGTAGAACTTCCCGGGGGGCGGGAAGGGGTCGGcgtcctccctctcctccccctcgtcgtcggcggcggcagcagcggcggTTGCCGCGGAGCTCGTGGCGGCGGCCGCGGCGCACTCCTCCTTGTAGAGCCTGTCGTgctcctgcttcagctcctgGTAGGAGCGGGAGAACATGTGGAAGATGGAGGTGGCGGGGAACGCCATGATGAGAATCCCGCTCAGGATGCTGCTGAGCGCCACCACCTGGCCCGGCAGGCTCCGCGGCACCATGTCGCCGTAGCCCACCGTCGTCATGGAGATGATGGCCCACCAGTAGGAGGCGGGGATGCTGCTGAAGTCGTGGGCGCCCGTCAGCTCGCTCTCCGCCAGGTGCACCAGCGGCGAGAAGAGGGTGACGGCCAcgcagaggaagagcagcagcaggccgaACTCGCGCATGCTCCGGCGGATGGTCAGCCCCAGCGTCTGCAGCCCCAGCGAGTGCCGCGCCAGCCGCATCACGTACAGGATGCGCAGGGCCCGGAGGATCCGCAGCACCAGCCCCAGCTTGTCCAGGTAGCCCTTCCCGCCGCCGGGCCGCTCGTGGCTCAGCGACgggtcctcctcctccaccagcaggGACACGTAGTACGGCAGGATGGCCATGGCGTCGATGATGTTGAGCGGGCCGCGGATAAACTCCAGCTTGCTGCGGGCCTGCAGGAAGCGCAGCAGGAACTCCAGGGAGAACCAGCCCACGCACACCGTCTCCACTATGAACATGTGGTAGCACTTCTGAGAGCACTCGCCCTGCGGaggaagagtgtgagagagggacaacagagaggagacagaaacagcacagataaaCTAATAGTACTACATCACTTTTGTCTCCTATTGCTTTATTAGTGATTGTAATTTTTGGTTAAAACATATTGAGGATGGCTCTTCTGGTTTTCCTACAAGCTGTATTCTtctcacatgaaaaaaagagcTCAGAGGATTTGGCCTATCTTCAGTATAATACCAATACTATTTATAATCCAGACATTAATAAATGCTGTTATAGTTATTTAAAACTATATGAAACACTGAAACTAATCCAAGTTTCTACTCTCTGAATCCCAGTAAGACAATAGAGTCAAGAGAGAGTTGTGACAGCGagaatatttctgtgtgtgcgtgcctatATGTGTGTATTCTAACTCTTCAAGACCTGGGCCTGAAGCCCAGCATACCAACACAAAGGAACAAAGGAAGAATGTCCCATTGATGTCTGACTTTAAAATATAAGCCAGCCCTGACAGGAAAAAGAGAGTTGATGTTGAAAAACTTCAACATCTGAATTCAGAGAATAAATACCCCCTGCCCCTGCAGCcgcccacactcacacacacacacacacacacaaacacacacacacacacacacacacacacacacacacacacacacacacacactcgcacccacactcagacacacagtgcCAAGGCGCCGTTCAGGGTGAGTGAGAAATTAATGCCGTTTCCTGGCAAACTCAGCAGTGGTGGAATGGTGCCAGGCGCCTAGCGCCCGGTGTGGGTGACACGTCTTCATTAAGCACAATCCATTGACTCTGCACACACCTGCCTCTACACAAagctgaccacacacacacacacacacacacacctgagagtCAGACGATCTTCGTTTGGGTATATCATGCATGTAAGTATCATGCTTCCAGCCTAGCTGCATGGATCAGCGTGTTTCTTTCCAACTCTCAGATGGTGGGTACCACAGAAAGTAAACTGCCTCATCAGagtgctccctctctccagttTTGGCACCACAGACGTTAAACTGCCTAGATCAGCTATTTGCCCGCCCTCTCCAGCTGTCCCTGATGTGAGCATAGCCAAAGGGCAATTTCACACAAGGAGGactaaaataaaactaaatttagTCAATCAATCACCCTGTTTACCTTGAGAAGGACCCTTAACATGCAGTACAGCGATGAGGACATATTTCAAGTTGACATTGCGGTCACTTCTCAACTTTGCAGcagagtggaaaaaagtgagCACAGCGTGCTTTAATGTCCCTGCACCATCTGTTCCAGGGTTTCAACAACACAGAGCATTTCAGACCAACATCAACCACCACGTGAACCTCCCCAGCCCCTAAAATGACTTCACACGCTGGCTTTCCCAACCGTGAGATGACCATCAACAAAACCCTCCCCAACCGTTATATAACCGTACAGACTGGTCTTCCCAAAGAGTATATGAGCATATTCACTGGCCCAAAAGCAAATTAGCAGCAGAACGTGCGTGTGCGTAACACATGAACCAGTTAATTAAAATTTCTCACTACTCAGCagctcagagaaagagagagaaacccTGATTTACATGAAGAGCTACTGGGTGCGTACCCCTCTGCGTACTAATGAAGAAGAATCACTGGTGCTCCGCTGCAGTCCTACAAAAAGCAGGAGTCCAACATACAGTAAACCAGGGGAGCAGGTGGTCCCCTTCACACACAATAAACCCATAAATCCATCAATcagcagttacacacacacacacgcacacacacacacacatacacacacacacacacacacgcacaaaacatgcacacacacacacacacacacacgcacgcacgcacacacacacacacacacacacacacacacacacacacacacacacacatgcacaaaacatgcacacacatgcacacacacacatacacacacacacgtacacacacgtacacacacacgtgcgcacacacacgtacacatgtacacacacacgtgcacacacacatacaacaagcacacacacatgcacacgcatacacatacacacacacacacacacacatacacacgcactaccacacacacagaccacgcacacacacatgcacacacagcacacacacatgtacacacacacgtacacacacatgcacacacaaacgcatgcacatacatggaTGGAAACACACGTACATCacgcagacaaacacaaacacacataacatgcacgcataaacacacacacacacagtcaagcagatacaaactcatacacacgcgcaggcacacacacatacagcgcGCGTGCATTAGAGTGTGTAAGTGCCACTACTTCTCAGCTACCCCATGACTAAAACTGATCCTCCTGCACCTAATGCCTTCCTCTGAGTTATCTGCAGAAACGAGGGCTCATCAGCACTTCTAATGTTTCTCAGCCATCTCCTGCCTCTGAGAGCGGTAAGTGGCAAAGTGGGAGAAGGGAGTAATGAgggagcagaagagagagagtgcaaggTGCTCCTGTTGCCTCCAGTTTCTTTCAGTGCTGAAAGCACACCACCTTAGCTGGGGGGATAGATGCAGGTAGTTGAAGGGCCTGTTTACACTTTTTAGCTGTGACAAATTGATGTAAATATTACAAGGGGTGATGAAAACGCACAGAACgttaaaaaggcattttttattCCGAGTTCCACTAATGGGGTAAGAAAGCACATGATTGATGGTGCTGCTCGCCCCCGTGAGGATCTCTCCGCTTTGTGAATCTGCAATGAGCCTAactctgtctttgtgttgtgaGTCGGGGCACCAAGGAGCAGGTAGAATGGAAATGAAAGCGTGCCAGGCAACAGGGCGCTCATTCAAAGGAAATATGCCGTACCACCTGTTCTAAGAATGAGAGCAGAGCACAGCCAACAGACAGGATTTTGAAGAGGTATAATTGCTCTCTGAAGGTAGTGAGTGATACGATGTCGCTCATTGCCTTGCTTGCGTCAAGGCAAATCTCTATCAAAGGTCATGCTTAAGATACAGGTCTATGTGATGCCAACCCCCTGCTGGTGCAACACCTCACCACCCCCCTCTGTACCCCAATAGACAGCCACCTGGGGCATCCTATGGCACCTGCTCGGGTGATGGGCTTGGTGCAGCCCATAAATTACCaccctcatccccccccccccccccccccccccaattttgGTAAGCTGCAAGGCACGGACTTTAACTAACATCCACCTCACGTCCCAACGAATTTGTGAGGTACCTCCAGCAGCCCCAAATGTGTGAGGGAGCACCTGCTCCCCTCAGTGTGTGAggtaccccctcccccctaacCCACAAGTGAGGTGCCTGCTGCCTACTGAACCCTGATCTGAATATGCATCAATCTGCTTCAAAAGGCAAACTTTGCTGTGAGATGGTGCCGTGCGCTGGAGTCATGGGGTCACCTTGCAGCGAATGAGTTGCAAATCAAAGCTCCCGCTGCTTCTGTACGGGTGAGAACACCACTTCTGTTTCGgctcagtgcaaaaaaaaaaaaaatccaaagtgCACCACAGAGAAAAGGCTTAAGACAAGATTTAGAAAAGATTTAAAGCGGCACAGCTTGGCTGGCCTATTGCAGCTTTCCAGTGACTTCTGATTAATTTTGAGGAACGCAATTAAAAGGCAGATATACTTTACAAGGAATCTAAAAATAGTGGTTCAAATGCTCACGCTTTCCTGATGGTGCTATTCAAAGCCCTCTGACATTAACAGGCTTCAGTCATTACCACCTTTGCAAAGCGTGACATCAGGAAGGTGCCAAAATAAAGGCGGCTGCAAATACTTCAggaacaaatgtatttatacacTCTGATCATGCGCACAAACAACAATTTCAGGATTTGGTCTAAGCCTGGACATGTGTTTGAGAATTTGTAGCTGTGGCTCGGGGTTTAAATCATACGATAAGTATCAGGGCTTGCATTTCATGAGAAAGCCAGGCTATATTCAATGATGTCAGTAAGCTGATGCTCTCTCATATGCAGTACCAACATTGGTTGCCGTTAAGACACTTTCAAGAGTTTATCATTTTTCGCTAGGgttgtagtgtttttttttttcccccacagatGCACATTTTAAAGATCAGAGCGAGAAAGAACGTGAGCCAGAGACGGAaccagcaagagagagacagcgagaatGAGAACAGGTagaacaagagaaagagagagtgcgtgagagagagaataggaAGGAGAAGCCAGAGGCAAGAGAAGTATTGAGCAAATGGCATGTCTAGCCAGACGTGTgtacaggaaaataaaaaaacaactgaaattgaGTGTTTTCCCCAACTGTGGGGATTTGTTCGATTTGTTATTCTCTCTTCAGtatttcactgtgctgttttgtgtgggGAACCCCTGCGGGCAAAATTCTGAAGATTTTATTACTTTTGATTTTGGCGTTAAGAAAAGTGATATCACAGTCATTCTCAAGATGAACATTCTGCAGACTCTGAAAAATGACCCCTCAAGCCTCTATTCACTCCTAAGACAGCACACAGATGATGTGTTGCAGTCAATTACGTAATTACGTTTGAGTTTATTTAGCTGGCATCAGTGAAGCTGTTATCTGACACAGGCGATCATTTTGCGAGCAGATGGGGTGAGCTAGTCCTCAATAGGCAAACtggtaaaaattaaaatctgcTTTCGCCCCTGGATATATTTCAGTATAATTGTGTTTACACATGTAGAaatttactgtcattatttCGCAAGCGTGCCTATTATCGTGTGCCAGAATCACGGAGTGAGGTGAGACATTATcgtgcacacacctgcatataGACTCACAGCATGCACCAACAGGAACAAGATGAGTCATGTCTATCGAGCTCGTTCGAGCTGTAATGTCACAACCCCTTGCCTCAGGTCAATGTGTGGCGGTGAGTTTAAGGTCTGGTAAAGTCGAGGTTTTAGCAGTGTCCTTAACGTTCCCCGTGAGACAGCATAGATGTCTGATTGGCTCCTTTCTCCCTGGGGCTGTGAGGAGCTGCTGGCAGAGATCCATACTGGTGAaactgtgtagcatagtgatcATGACACTGGATTTGAAACCAAAATTGGTTGCAGGTCCCCTTCTCTTGTGTGACACTGCCAGTGTGCATTTAGCTAAAATAACAAACTGaattacatacataatatataaatataaatatcaacataaatataaatgaatggcatataaataatttaaattgcCCTAGACAACTGCTAAGCAAAGATGTCATAATGGGAATCCATTTCCCTGAGGCAGTGACTGTCTGCCTAACTGCCAGAACCTACTCGATATCAATGTAATGCGGTCTCCtctgtgtactgtactgaaCCGTACACTTGCCGGGAGCAGTAAGGTCCATTAATGGTCAGTTTGAGACAGAACATTAGTAGAGGAATATGGTTCATTAATGGCCAGTCTGAGGTCAGTCTCATACCAACATGAGGACAGTTTGTTCTTTCAATGGTCAGGGTCAGATAAACCAATATGAGAAATATGGTCATGTAATAGTGTATCACAGACCAACATGAGAACAACGAGTTATCATGATCATCATTTAATGGCCACTCTCAGACAGAACATACCAGAGTCCTTTAGTACAGTTATTTAATGGTCTGAAATGGGCAAACGTGATAACAATGTGGTCGTTTACTGGTCATGCTCTGACAGACCAATACCAGAGAAGAACGGTTCTGTAATGGTCTGAGGCAGATCAACACGAGACCGACTCATTCTTTCATTGATTTGTCTGAGAACGTTCTAGGCATGCTCGCTcatccagacacacacacacactctctctctctctctctctctctctctctctctctctctctcgtgtggTGTA
This region includes:
- the LOC118788278 gene encoding potassium voltage-gated channel subfamily G member 4-like produces the protein MPIISNANHDFSNLSVSDDSSLDRIFTEIPETETIKGVYYQRAQLIRRPEDLLAVEHGSQAVINVGGNRYAFPWTTLEEFPLTRLGRLRLCSSYEEIVQVCDDYDEAAREFFFDRSPSAFRVILNFLAAGKLRLLREMCVLSLSDELAYWGVEAAYMERCCKRKMYTRIEEVAERQRREEERRRTNAQVRPPVEETRYRRMMNWLRDTVENPQSGLPGKVFACLSVIMVAVTVISLCISTMPDLREEEDRGECSQKCYHMFIVETVCVGWFSLEFLLRFLQARSKLEFIRGPLNIIDAMAILPYYVSLLVEEEDPSLSHERPGGGKGYLDKLGLVLRILRALRILYVMRLARHSLGLQTLGLTIRRSMREFGLLLLFLCVAVTLFSPLVHLAESELTGAHDFSSIPASYWWAIISMTTVGYGDMVPRSLPGQVVALSSILSGILIMAFPATSIFHMFSRSYQELKQEHDRLYKEECAAAAATSSAATAAAAAADDEGEEREDADPFPPPGKFYLDADRALSQESFSLLDPPRDNQPCLPSTAL